One Pelodiscus sinensis isolate JC-2024 unplaced genomic scaffold, ASM4963464v1 ctg117, whole genome shotgun sequence genomic window carries:
- the LOC142824830 gene encoding NFX1-type zinc finger-containing protein 1-like isoform X5: MSGQKRPWPAWPDRAWEPGSPKAARLSPEPGPCRRTDPGAILSDVERLCDHSPQQLLPFLLQHDHQLGQVMDSPGLSPAQVYTLLRALKAAVESAGDREQLQPVLALALQPAFALRSLLGFIAELETFQAQEGWISQAVMEDTVAALHHLLTACPEQTRTLLCHPVDLLFAAVQRLRSRGFQFTWIIQKRLHDTKRLADAAFPRHSEPPATPAWREDFHAIPVFPTPEELFVGAGPGLQRNRPVGPFESATAYLDTHFRLLREDFVRPLREGISAHFSLPSVFGGAGRPRGQLRLYRHVQLVKAGTSPAGAVYLARLPRGAAPASSKRLLSGSLTCLISDDCAQVLFGTVVGGSQQEPPRGAVWLDVRANHRDLLRRHLGRTSFTMVESPAFFESYQHVLEGLQEMDPARVPFRRYVVQCRTSILPPAHLGDHAAFDLSGLRPPQPPGDTAEGPGSAGDLRAVSPGDSHVWAPETFPHLDESQILAIRMALSREFVLIQGPPGTGKTFLGLQLVQILLRSRAEWGRDQSPLLVVCYTNHALDQFMEGILRFQPSGVVRIGGRSRSDKMATCSLRTLRRQQLPRLLGAAEKQQFGSVLKALRKRKKSITYCAAVLELLRRGILSDAELAAEMHDDHLEHSWVRGGVDPAPGRGSPAPGPVSARSAGLSTAGGALRHARLAQDRPGAAEAAPAPGQSQEGRRWMLAYERALTEKLAEKMQEYETQAAQLAELTFQEDLRVLERSQVIGMTTTGAAKYRKLLQKVQPHTVIVEEAAEILEAHVLTSLTPACKHLILIGDHQQLRPKPADYTLEKKFFLGISLFERMINNQVPYVQLLYQHRMRPEISQLLVPLFYKRLEDHAAVADCEPIKGVGSSVFFVQHTAAESRSADSESYSNRFEASFLASLSRYLLHQGYAASQLTVLTPYHGQVLKIRGLMKSSGMGDVAVHAVDDFQGEENDIVLLSLVRSNREGRIGFLRDKNRLCVALSRARKGFYCVGNLAGIAAGSTSQLWKEILQLLQGKKLVGEGLTLVCQNHPETKTVVKENSDFSKVPDGGCALRCQTRLECGHPCPRRCHPHDRDHSLHVCQLPCPTLCELNHRCPRKCHEPCQPCSVAVEKVIPKCGHSQTVPCHLPADRWVCQEPCRQLLECEHPCRRSCGEPCSRSKCVEMVDVTLPCSHGTRTECYRQKTPLKCLETCKQELECGHHCGGSCFECVQGRLHAHCRNKCTRVLLCSHQCQEACFENCPPCKRKCPNTCRHSRCDKTCGEICFPCVQPCSWKCRHYRCTRPCSETCSRPRCDEPCQKSLTCSHPCAGLCGEPCPPKCRTCHRGELQEIFFGTEDEPDARFVLLEDCGHILEVQGLDRWMDGEPEGTEAQHVQLKLCPKCATPIQHNTRYNNVIKGIQQKIKDIKLRIQGSREELEAGKQQLLLRLSSDRDLVAWAGMEGRIASAASRQSLLDLENTLNFLASLSRLKQQAKTCTAARERNLRRQIEAVESWLSRNRHAFTAQQRRECRSEIKRLSYLGNIFERLSGYEGRSAEIGPGARALANEAVGLLQQQAPFTQRQEESLRWLLEEIEEQLPAAGLRLSEAERVMITEAMQFGRGHWYRCPQGHLYTIGECGRPMQQSSCPECGAAIGGQAHTLTAGNTADDHILAPATPEPRLQDSILALLSHPPGSASLCPSGPPPWAPSPHPQPDSLPGPHPQPDSVPPRAPGPHPQPDSPPGSHTQPDSPPPPVPSPHPDSPQTPSSHPQPDSPPPQAPSPFPDSPQVPSPHPQPDSPPPQAPSPFPDSPQVPSPHPQPDSPPPQAPSPFPDSPQVPSPHPQPDSPPPRVPGPHPQPDSPPPQTPSPFPDSPQAPSPQPQPQPDSPPPRVPGPHPQLDSPPPLAPGPHPDSLPSPQPQPQPDSPPPRAPRPPPQLVSPAFPPHSPPAPSGIDLAMLLPALGNRRPRTRVQARARQGPYFLRQPAARRGKRR, translated from the exons TCGGGCCAGAAGAGGCCGTGGCCAGCCTGGCCCGACCGGGCCTGGGAGCCGGGGTCGCCGAAGGCCGCCCGGCTCTCCCCGGAGCCAGGGCCCTGCCGCAGGACGGATCCCGGCGCCATCCTCAGTGACGTGGAACGGCTCTGCGACCAcagcccccagcagctcctgcccttccTGCTGCAGCACGACCACCAGCTGGGGCAGGTGATGGACAGCCCAGGCCTGAGCCCGGCCCAGGTGTACACGCTGCTGCGGGCCCTCAAGGCGGCGGTGGAGAGCGCGGGGGACCGggagcagctccagccggtcCTGGCCCTGGCGCTGCAGCCAGCGTTCGCGCTCCGGAGCCTGCTGGGCTTCATTGCCGAGCTGGAAACCTTCCAGGCCCAGGAGGGGTGGATCTCCCAGGCGGTGATGGAGGACACGGTGGCCGCCCTGCACCACCTGCTGACGGCCTGCCCCGAGCAGACCCGGACCCTCCTCTGCCACCCCGTGGACCTGCTCTTCGCCGCTGTCCAGAGACTGCGGAGCCGCGGCTTCCAGTTCACCTGGATCATCCAGAAACGGCTGCACGACACCAAGCGCCTGGCGGACGCGGCCTTCCCGCGGCACAGCGAGCCCCCGGCCACGCCCGCCTGGCGGGAGGATTTCCACGCCATCCCCGTCTTCCCCACCCCCGAGGAGCTCTTCGTGGGCGCGGGGCCCGGGCTGCAGCGGAACCGCCCCGTCGGGCCGTTCGAGAGCGCCACCGCCTACCTGGACACGCACTTCCGCCTGCTGCGGGAGGACTTCGTCCGGCCCCTGCGGGAGGGCATCTCGGCGCACTTCTCCCTGCCCAGCGTGTTCGGGGGCGCCGGGCGGCCGAGGGGGCAGCTGCGGCTCTATCGCCATGTGCAGCTGGTGAAGGCGGGGACCTCCCCGGCGGGGGCCGTGTACCTGGCCCGGCTCCCGCGCGGGGCCGCTCCGGCCTCCTCCAAGCGGCTGCTCAGCGGCTCCCTCACCTGCCTCATCTCCGACGACTGCGCCCAGGTGCTGTTCGGCACCGTggtggggggcagccagcaggagcccCCGCGGGGGGCCGTGTGGCTGGACGTCAGGGCCAACCACCGCGACCTCCTGAGGCGGCACCTGGGCCGGACCAGCTTCACCATGGTGGAGTCGCCGGCCTTCTTCGAGTCCTACCAGCACGTgctggaggggctgcaggagatggaCCCGGCCCGCGTGCCGTTCCGCCGCTACGTGGTGCAGTGCCGCACCTCCATCCTGCCGCCCGCGCACCTCGGGGACCACGCGGCCTTTGACCTCTCTGGCCTGCGGCCCCCACAGCCCCCGGGGGACACCGCCGAG GGGCCCGGGAGCGCGGGGGACCTGAGGGCCGTGAGCCCGGGCGACTCCCACGTCTGGGCTCCAGAGACGTTTCCGCACTTGGACGAGTCGCAGATCCTGGCCATTCGAATGGCCCTGAGCAGGGAGTTTGTGCTGATCCAGGGCCCGCCGGGGACAG gCAAGACCTTCCTTGGGCTGCAGCTGGTGCAGATCCTGCTGAGGAGCCGggcggagtgggggagggaccAGAGCCCCCTCTTGGTCGTCTGCTACACGAACCACGCGCTGGACCAGTTCATGGAAG GAATCCTGCGCTTCCAGCCCTCGGGCGTGGTGCGCATCGGGGGCCGGAGCAGGAGTGACAAGATGGCCACCTGCTCCCTGAGGACCCTTCGCCGGCAGCAGCTGCCGAGACTCCTGGGGGCCGCGGAGAAGCAGCAGTTCGGCTCG GTGCTGAAGGCCCTGCGGAAGCGGAAGAAAAGCATCACCTACTGCGCCGCGGTGCTGGAGCTGCTCCGCCGCGGGATCCTCTCGGACGCGGAGCTGGCGGCGGAGATGCACGACGATCACCTGGAGCACTCCTGGGTGAGGGGGGGCGTGGACCCAGCGCCAGGGCGGGGCtccccggccccgggccccgtCTCAGCGCGCTCTGCTGGGCTCTCCACAGCGGGCGGGGCGCTGCGACATGCTCGGCTGGCTCAAGATCGACCCGGCGCCGCGgaagctgccccagccccagggcagagccaggaaggCAG GAGGTGGATGCTGGCCTACGAGCGGGCGCTGACGGAGAAGCTGGCGGAGAAGATGCAGGAGTACGAgacgcaggcagcccagctggcgGAGCTGACCTTCCAGGAGGACCTGCGGGTGCTGGAGCGTAGCCAGGTCATTGGCATGACGACTACAG GGGCTGCCAAGTATCGGAAGCTCTTGCAGAAAGTCCAGCCCCACACGGTGATTGTGGAAGAGGCGGCAGAGATCCTGGAAGCTCACGTGCTAACCTCTCTCACGCCGGCCTGCAAACACCTCATCCTGATTGGAGATCACCAGCAG CTGCGGCCCAAGCCCGCCGATTACACCTTGgagaagaagtttttcctggGCATCTCCCTGTTTGAGCGCATGATAAATAACCAGGTCCCCTATGTGCAGCTGCTCTACCAG CACCGCATGCGCCCCGAGATTTCCCAGCTGCTGGTGCCGCTCTTCTACAAGCGGCTTGAAGACCACGCGGCCGTGGCGGACTGCGAGCCcatcaag GGCGTGGGGAGCAGCGTCTTCTTTGTCCAGCACACGGCGGCCGAGAGCCGCAGCGCCGACTCCGAGAGCTACAGCAACAGGTTTGAGGCCTCCTTCCTGGCCTCGCTGAGCAGATACCTCCTGCACCAGGGCTACGCCGCCAGCCAGCTCACCGTTCTGACCCCCTACCACGGCCAGGTGCTGAAGATCCGTGGGCTGATGAAGAGCAGCGGCATGGGGGACGTGGCTGTCCACGCTGTGGACGACTTCCAGGGGGAGGAGAACGACATCGTCCTTCTCTCGCTGGTACGAAGCAACAGGGAAGGGCGGATCGGTTTCCTCCGGGATAAGAATCGGCTCTGCGTGGCTCTGTCACGGGCCAGGAAGGGCTTCTACTGCGTGGGGAACCTGGCCGGCATCGCCGCGGGGTCCACCAGCCAACTCTGGAAAGAGATTCTGCAgctcctccagggcaagaaactggtgggggaagggctgacaCTGGTGTGCCAAAATCACCCCGAGACCAAGACGGTGGTGAAGGAGAATTCGGACTTCAGCAAAGTCCCCGACGGAGGCTGCGCGCTCCGGTGCCAAACCCGGCTGGAATGTGGCCACCCCTGCCCGCGCCGCTGCCACCCGCACGACCGGGATCACAGCTTGCACGTCTGCCAGCTCCCGTGCCCCACGCTGTGCGAGCTCAACCACCGGTGTCCCAGGAAGTGCCATGAACCTTGCCAGCCTTGCTCCGTGGCTGTGGAGAAAGTCATTCCAAAGTGCGGGCACAGCCAGACGGTCCCCTGCCACCTGCCGGCCGACCGCTGGGTCTGCCAGGAGCCATGCCGGCAGCTGCTGGAGTGTGAGCACCCGTGCAGGCGCAGCTGCGGGGAGCCCTGCAGCCGCTCCAAGTGCGTGGAAATGGTGGACGTCACGCTGCCCTGTTCCCACGGAACGAGAACCGAATGCTACAGGCAGAAAACGCCTCTCAAATGCCTCGAGACGTGCAAGCAGGAACTCGAGTGCGGACACCACTGCGGAGGGAGCTGCTTCGAGTGTGTGCAGGGCCGGCTGCATGCCCACTGCCGTAACAAGTGCACCAGGGTCCTTCTGTGCTCGCACCAGTGCCAGGAGGCGTGTTTCGAGAACTGTCCGCCGTGCAAACGAAAATGCCCCAACACGTGCAGGCACAGCCGCTGTGATAAGACCTGCGGGGAGATCTGCTTTCCCTgcgtccagccctgctcctggaagTGCAGGCACTACCGGTGCACGCGGCCGTGCTCAGAGACGTGCTCTCGCCCCCGCTGCGACGAGCCCTGCCAAAAATCCCTCACGTGCAGCCACCCCTGCGCAGGCCTCTGCGGAGAGCCCTGCCCGCCCAAGTGCCGCACGTGCCACCGCGGTGAGCTGCAGGAGATATTCTTCGGCACCGAAGATGAGCCGGACGCCCGTTTCGTGCTCTTAGAAGACTGTGGGCACATTCtggaggtgcagggcctggaccGGTGGATGGATGGCGAGCCAGAGGGGACGGAGGCCCAACACGTCCAGCTGAAGCTGTGCCCCAAATGCGCGACGCCCATCCAGCACAACACGCGCTACAACAACGTGATCAAGGGCATCCAGCAAAAAATCAAGGATATCAAGCTGAGGATTCAGGGGAGCAGGGAAGAACTGGAAgctggaaagcagcagctgctgctccggCTGAGCAGCGACCGAGACCTCGTGGCCTGGGCTGGCATGGAAGGAAGGATTGCGAGCGCTGCCTCTCGTCAGAGCCTTCTGGATTTGGAGAACACCCTCAATTTCCTGGCGAGTCTCTCCAGGCTGAAGCAGCAAGCGAAGACGTGCACGGCGGCGCGAGAGCGCAATTTGCGCAGGCAGATCGAGGCGGTGGAGAGCTGGCTCAGCAGGAACCGACACGCCTTCACGGCCCAGCAGCGCAGGGAGTGCAGGAGCGAGATCAAGAGGCTCTCGTACCTGGGAAACATCTTCGAGCGGCTGAGCGGCTACGAGGGCAGGTCGGCCGAGATCGGCCCCGGCGCCCGGGCGCTCGCTAACGAAGCCGTcggcctcctgcagcagcaggcgCCTTTCACCCAGCGCCAGGAGGAATCGCTccggtggctgctggaggagattGAGGAGCAGCTCCCTGCGGCAGGGCTGCGGCTCTCCGAGGCCGAGCGGGTCATGATAACAGAGGCCATGCAGTTCGGCAGAGGCCACTGGTACCGGTGCCCTCAGGGCCACTTGTACACGATAGGGGAATGCGGCCGCCcaatgcagcagagcagctgcccGGAGTGCGGCGCTGCCATCGGGGGGCAGGCCCACACCCTCACCGCGGGGAACACGGCCGACGACCACATCCTGGCCCCAGCTACGCCCGAACCCCGGCTACAGGATAGTATCTTAGCTCTGCTCAGCCATCCGCCAGGGtcagccagcctctgcccctccggCCCGCCCCCTTGggcgcccagcccccacccccagcctgactcactgcccggcccccacccccagcccgactCAGTGCCCCCTCGGGCgcccggcccccacccccagcctgactCACCGCCCGGCTCCCACACCCAGCCTGACTCACCACCCCCTCCGgtacccagcccccaccccgacTCTCCTCAGacgcccagctcccacccccaaccTGACTCACCGCCCCCTCAGgcacccagccccttccccgacTCTCCTCaggtgcccagcccccacccccaacctgacTCACCGCCCCCTCAGgcacccagccccttccccgacTCTCCTCaggtgcccagcccccacccccaacctgacTCACCGCCCCCTCAGgcacccagccccttccccgacTCTCCTCaggtgcccagcccccacccccaacctgacTCACCGCCCCCTCGGGTGcccggcccccacccccaacctgacTCACCGCCCCCTCAGacacccagccccttccccgacTCTCCTCAggcgcccagcccccagccccaaccccaacccGACTCACCGCCCCCTCGGGTgcccggcccccacccccagctggacTCACCGCCCCCACTGGCTCCCGGCCCCCACCCCgactcactgcccagcccccagccccaaccccagcccgaCTCACCGCCCCCTCGGGCGCCCAGGCCCCCTCCTCAGCTGGTCTCGCCAGCCtttccaccccactcccctccagccccctcgggCATTGACCTTGCTATGCTCCTGCCCGCTCTCGGGAACCGCAGGCCTCGAACCCGGGTCCAGGCGCGTGCCAGGCAAGGGCCCTACTTCTTGCGCCAGCCTGCGGCGAGGCGGGGAAAGCGGCGCTAA